In Cyclopterus lumpus isolate fCycLum1 chromosome 5, fCycLum1.pri, whole genome shotgun sequence, the genomic stretch CTTATGATAGTATTCCTTCCTATGCAATTCTGGGATGTAATGACTATGACGAGACATTTTAAACGTTAGGCTCTTGCATTATGCTGAAGGAAATGCTTCATCATTAGTCATACTAAGATATCAGCACAAAACTATGTTGCATGAACATAGTTTTGTGCTGTCATTAGTTGTTATTGTATCCATGCTGTCTTTTGATATTAGCCTCACTTGTAAATACCCCTTACTTATTGCTAACATCCTTACATTTTTACCTTCATCAACATTATTACTCTTTATGCTTATTTTTATGCATTGTGAAACGTAAAagaacacaagcacacaaacgaCTTGCTCTCATCACACACTGTTTAGAATAGTGCTTTtcagtcattttattttatgtaaacaTAGGATGGCACaatattgtggtacattattaaATTACAGATATTAAAGTCACTCCAATTCCCCTTTTGGCTGGTCCAGGATTCAGTCACTGGACAGTATTGTGTggttgaaacagtttgaaaggATGTTAATCTTCATCTGAACATTGCTGAAATGTGTATGCGGATGCTGATGACCACTTGGCTGAGCTGTCATCCAGCACACACTTCTGAATGATCCTTCTTCCGATCAGACACTTCTGATCATTCATTGTTGACTCCTGGCTGTAGCTGGGCAGTTTGGCCTACTGCTGTCCACACAAGcaaacagattattattatttatttttttaagaacatttgattttaatttgaaggTTTTGACTCCCAATGGTTGTCTTGGGTACAACTATACAACCTTAACAGAGCTATTAGCCGGTTGTTTCTTCTTGCTGTCAATGAAAGGGAACATGCACTTGTCGGACTCCATGAAACGATACGTAACCACGTTAGCTTCCCATGGCAACAATCTGAAAAGGAACAGAAAATACTGAACATGAGCTGCTAATGCAGATGGTCTCTGGTTAACATGACGATGTAGCTCTGCTCTTACGCTCTGGAGAAGAAAGGCAGGTATGTGAGGTGGGGGATGCACACTAATGGTTGGTCTATCAGGATGGCGTTCATGGCCTGCTCCACACAGTACTGGGGCTCCAGAGGAGGTAGGAGCAGTTCCACTTCCTCCCTATTGGGGGCATCAAAGGACAAGCAGCCTGTCACTTATGAATGGGTATTCAGCATTTTGACAGCAACCCCAAACAGAAGTAGCCGCAGCACACAGTAGTCCATTTAGCATTATTCCTGTGCTGCAATCTGTACAGCAGTCAACAAGAATTTAGTTTAGCATTATGAGCTTCAATATTTTTAGAACCATTACTGCAAGAAAATACATTGTAAACCTAAATCTAGAGGAACAGAAGCAAGCCAGGAAGTCTTGAATAATTGAGTTTATAAAGCAAACATGACGACAGAATTGTGGAtatgtggtgtgtctgtgttggttGTGTTGAAACCACCCCATTCACTTTCTATGAAATAGTATTTAATGAAAGGATGTTATTGAATTAGGCACTATAtgtatatgttgtgtttacatacCGTATCTTGCAGCCTTCAAACATGCCTGTATCTACAATGTAAGGGCACACAAGGGGTAGTCTTCACTCCTTCAACTTCCTCAGCCAGCAGCTCACGTGCCAGAGACTCGTGGAAGCCCACTGCAGCAAACTTACTGGCACAGTAATCCTGTCTCAAACAAGAATTAACACTTCTATTGAAGAATTCAGCATTTGCACAATTATTTAACATATTTCAGACCTGCTCAGACAGCTGTTTTTGTGATGCGCATTTTAATTTGGTTAATTATTTGCCGACTCAGACGAAGTGCGAGAGTAAGTCTGCAACAGCAAagctgtggtgtgtttgtggtcCCTCGCTGGTTCACCTCGACACAAGCTGTGCTGAAGAGGCCGAGGACGCTGGCAATGGTGAAGATGTGTCCATGATTCTGGGCCTTCATCTGAGGGAGGAAGGCCTTCACTGTCTGAGGCaggcatgcatgcatgcacgcacacacacacacacacacacacacacacacacacacacacacacacacacacacacacacacacacacacacacacacacacacacacacatacacacacacacagagaagtacATTGTTTGATTGCAGCATGTTATTATGAGGCAACAAACCATGCAGTGTTCATATGACTTAAATGTTGCTCAATGTGAAGGAGGCTTATGTTTTCAAGCAGCTTCATAT encodes the following:
- the LOC117730492 gene encoding LOW QUALITY PROTEIN: retinol dehydrogenase 10-A (The sequence of the model RefSeq protein was modified relative to this genomic sequence to represent the inferred CDS: deleted 2 bases in 2 codons) — protein: MIFLMDLQMMLLDVIYFILRNSVCVFLRPRTKPIDGDLVLITGSGGGLGRLFAQEFTKHGEEVVLWDINSSPNEQTAKLVRELGGKAHTYTVDVTNRADVYRSAELVRKDLGRDVTMLVNNLVNNAGVVAGERMLDCPDELIERTMKVNCHALFWTVKAFLPQMKAQNHGHIFTIASVLGLFSTACVEDYCASKFAAVGFHESLARELLAEEVEGVKTTLVCPYIVDTGMFEGCKIREEVELLLPPLEPQYCVEQAMNAILIDQPLVCIPHLTYLPFFSRALLPWEANVVTYRFMESDKCMFPFIDSKKKQPANSSVKVV